A stretch of the Streptomyces ortus genome encodes the following:
- a CDS encoding ABC transporter substrate-binding protein: protein MKSTASSRRTTARALLATGILTSLALTGCTKSEDSSDDKATEQQADAGQEVASPSAGSGPSCTIDTFGGEKLDLKNATVGFSQSEKEANPFRIAETASIKAEAKKRGIKLLTANAQSQFSKQISDVQDLIAKGADVLVVAPLNSDGWEPVLKTAAAKHIPIVTVDRKINAEACKDYVSFIGSDFVEQGKRAADQMIEATGGKGEIAILLGAAGNNVTTERTKGFVDQIKAEAPGLKVVFQQTGEFAREKGQSVTENLIQSKPGIKGIYAENDEMGLGAVNALKGAGKKAGDVKIVTIDGTRNAVQGIVDGWISGVVESNPRFGPLAFQTLDSFTKGDEVAQDIVIKDTEYTEANAESDIAKAY from the coding sequence ATGAAGTCGACCGCATCGTCTCGCCGCACCACCGCTCGCGCCCTCCTCGCCACCGGCATCCTCACGAGCCTGGCACTCACCGGATGCACCAAGTCCGAGGACTCCTCCGACGACAAGGCCACCGAGCAGCAGGCCGACGCGGGCCAGGAGGTCGCCTCGCCGAGCGCCGGCTCCGGGCCCTCCTGCACGATCGACACGTTCGGGGGCGAGAAGCTCGACCTCAAGAACGCCACGGTCGGCTTCTCGCAGTCCGAGAAGGAGGCCAACCCCTTCCGGATCGCCGAGACCGCCTCCATCAAGGCCGAGGCGAAGAAGCGCGGGATCAAGCTCCTCACCGCCAACGCCCAGTCGCAGTTCTCCAAGCAGATCAGCGACGTGCAGGACCTCATCGCCAAGGGCGCCGACGTGCTGGTCGTCGCGCCGCTCAACTCGGACGGCTGGGAGCCGGTGCTGAAGACGGCGGCGGCCAAGCACATCCCGATCGTCACCGTCGACCGCAAGATCAACGCCGAGGCCTGCAAGGACTATGTGAGCTTCATCGGCTCCGACTTCGTGGAGCAGGGCAAGCGGGCCGCCGACCAGATGATCGAGGCGACCGGCGGCAAGGGTGAGATCGCCATCCTGCTCGGCGCGGCGGGCAACAACGTCACCACGGAACGCACCAAGGGCTTCGTGGACCAGATCAAGGCCGAGGCGCCCGGCCTCAAGGTGGTGTTCCAGCAGACCGGTGAGTTCGCCCGCGAGAAGGGCCAGTCGGTCACCGAGAACCTCATCCAGTCCAAGCCCGGGATCAAGGGCATCTACGCCGAGAACGACGAGATGGGCCTCGGCGCGGTCAACGCCCTCAAGGGCGCGGGCAAGAAGGCCGGCGACGTGAAGATCGTGACCATCGACGGCACGCGCAACGCCGTCCAGGGCATCGTGGACGGCTGGATCAGCGGTGTGGTCGAGTCCAACCCGCGCTTCGGTCCGCTCGCCTTCCAGACCCTCGACAGCTTCACCAAGGGCGACGAGGTGGCGCAGGACATCGTGATCAAGGACACCGAGTACACCGAGGCCAACGCCGAGTCGGACATCGCCAAGGCCTACTGA
- a CDS encoding LacI family DNA-binding transcriptional regulator codes for MRVSLKDVAERAGVSIKTVSNVVNNYPHITPAMRTKVQEAIDELGYRPNLTARHLRKGRTGIIALAVPELGNPYFAELAGAVIDAAAEHEFTVLLDHTRGERQQELLVSQGFRARVIDGLILSPLELEAEDLRGRADDVPLVLLGEREYGLPFDHIAIDNVAAARAAVRHLLDRGRTRIAYLGVRTDSANRPAHLRLDGWRAELATAGLTPDEDLIVPVGGWDRDDGARAMAELLDAGHRPDAVFAFNDLIAIGAMRVLHERGLRVPWDIAVVGFDDIAESRFGAVSLTTIAPDKQAIARLAVASLLRSLSGRQDPGGRELTAEFRLVERESTLGRR; via the coding sequence TTGCGGGTCAGCCTGAAGGACGTGGCCGAACGGGCCGGCGTCTCGATCAAGACCGTTTCCAACGTCGTGAACAACTATCCGCACATCACCCCAGCGATGCGCACCAAGGTCCAGGAGGCGATCGACGAGCTCGGCTACCGGCCGAACCTCACCGCACGGCATTTGCGCAAAGGCCGTACGGGCATCATCGCGCTGGCCGTCCCCGAGCTGGGCAACCCCTACTTCGCCGAGCTGGCGGGGGCGGTGATCGACGCCGCCGCCGAGCACGAGTTCACCGTCCTGCTCGACCACACCCGGGGCGAGCGGCAGCAGGAACTGCTGGTCAGCCAGGGTTTCCGGGCCCGGGTGATCGACGGACTGATCCTCAGCCCGCTGGAGCTGGAGGCCGAGGATCTGCGGGGCCGGGCCGACGACGTGCCCCTGGTGCTGCTCGGCGAGCGCGAGTACGGTCTGCCCTTCGACCACATCGCGATCGACAACGTCGCCGCGGCCCGGGCGGCGGTGCGCCACCTGCTCGATCGCGGCCGGACCCGGATCGCCTATCTCGGGGTCCGCACGGACTCCGCGAACCGGCCCGCCCATCTGCGGCTCGACGGCTGGCGTGCGGAGCTGGCGACGGCGGGCCTCACCCCCGACGAGGACCTGATCGTGCCCGTCGGCGGCTGGGACCGGGACGACGGCGCCCGGGCCATGGCCGAGCTGCTGGACGCGGGCCACCGGCCCGACGCGGTCTTCGCCTTCAACGACCTCATCGCGATCGGTGCCATGCGGGTGCTGCACGAGCGCGGGCTCAGGGTGCCGTGGGACATCGCCGTGGTCGGCTTCGACGACATCGCCGAGAGCCGGTTCGGAGCCGTCTCGCTGACCACCATCGCGCCGGACAAACAGGCGATCGCCCGCCTCGCGGTGGCCTCGCTGCTGCGCAGTCTTTCCGGCCGCCAGGACCCCGGCGGACGCGAACTCACGGCGGAGTTCCGGCTGGTGGAGCGGGAGAGCACCCTCGGGCGGCGCTGA
- a CDS encoding Vgb family protein has translation MEEHAVADSAAGPYALTTGPDGALWFTLVHQGGIGRMVPGGEPTIHRLDPSCGPTVITPGPDGALWFTEYRADRIGRITTDGAVDEFGVPTPGCGPFGIAAGPDGTLWFTETAADRIGRITVDGRVTEFPLPVTGAFPSAITTGDDGGMWFTLNQANAIGRIGMDGAITLHPLPTESAAPVGIAAGRDGALWFVEIAAGQIARITPDGRITEFPLPDRTARPHAVTVDGNGAAWFTEWGGNRVGRITPDGSLSLHDLPTPHSEPHGIAVGPDGALWTALEIGVLARVVPADNPPDRTASRTPATAVARTAAGEELP, from the coding sequence ATCGAAGAGCACGCGGTGGCGGACAGCGCGGCCGGACCCTACGCGCTCACCACGGGGCCGGACGGTGCGCTGTGGTTCACCCTCGTCCACCAGGGCGGGATCGGCCGGATGGTCCCCGGTGGGGAGCCGACGATCCACCGGCTCGACCCCTCCTGCGGGCCGACCGTCATCACCCCCGGTCCGGACGGCGCGCTGTGGTTCACCGAGTACCGGGCGGACCGGATCGGCCGGATCACCACGGACGGCGCCGTCGACGAGTTCGGCGTGCCCACCCCGGGCTGCGGACCGTTCGGCATCGCGGCGGGACCCGACGGCACCCTGTGGTTCACCGAGACGGCCGCCGACCGCATCGGCCGGATCACTGTCGACGGCCGCGTCACCGAGTTCCCGCTGCCCGTCACCGGTGCGTTTCCCTCGGCGATCACCACGGGGGACGACGGCGGGATGTGGTTCACGCTCAACCAGGCCAACGCCATCGGGCGGATCGGCATGGACGGCGCGATCACCCTCCATCCCCTGCCGACCGAGTCGGCGGCGCCGGTCGGGATCGCCGCCGGCCGTGACGGAGCGCTGTGGTTCGTCGAGATCGCCGCCGGGCAGATCGCACGGATCACTCCTGACGGACGCATCACCGAGTTCCCGCTGCCCGACCGCACCGCCCGGCCGCACGCCGTCACCGTCGACGGGAACGGCGCCGCCTGGTTCACCGAATGGGGAGGCAACCGCGTCGGCAGGATCACCCCCGACGGCTCCCTCAGCCTCCACGACCTGCCCACTCCCCACTCCGAACCGCACGGCATCGCCGTCGGTCCCGACGGCGCCCTGTGGACCGCGCTGGAGATCGGCGTACTCGCCCGCGTCGTCCCGGCGGACAACCCCCCTGACCGAACCGCTTCCCGCACCCCGGCAACAGCGGTCGCCCGTACGGCGGCCGGAGAGGAACTGCCATGA
- a CDS encoding YciI family protein, with amino-acid sequence MKYALVIFETDESRRRIRADRATYRKEYEGWIGGLAAAGKLVGGEALETEHIIPATVRTTADGSTTVTEGPARTGEETLGGWFVVEVADRAEAVELARSLPTPETVEIRPILESA; translated from the coding sequence ATGAAATACGCACTCGTGATCTTCGAAACGGACGAGTCACGCCGCCGGATCCGGGCCGACCGAGCCACGTACCGCAAGGAGTACGAAGGCTGGATCGGCGGCCTCGCCGCAGCCGGGAAGCTGGTCGGGGGCGAGGCCCTGGAGACCGAACACATCATTCCCGCGACGGTGCGCACCACGGCCGACGGGTCGACGACGGTGACCGAAGGGCCCGCGCGGACCGGCGAGGAGACCCTCGGCGGCTGGTTCGTCGTCGAGGTGGCCGACCGTGCGGAAGCCGTCGAACTGGCCAGGAGCCTCCCCACCCCGGAGACCGTCGAGATCCGCCCGATCCTCGAATCCGCCTGA
- a CDS encoding TetR/AcrR family transcriptional regulator: MTTDDAAEPRRRGAVRTEELLRVTFELASEVRYSDLTIAAVARRAGVGKHTIYRRWPTKSELLLDALHRTLGPDLDYRDTGDVRADLREQFVRSSAALLSPAIWPVYRAVIIASQDDDALRERLYRQFLAVIEQRTLDRLTSAQRAGELVADTDLTYPAEVLCGALYYRGLLSTRPVDEAAIDGLLDMFMAAYAVSP, translated from the coding sequence ATGACCACCGACGACGCCGCCGAGCCCCGCCGCCGTGGCGCGGTGCGCACCGAGGAGCTGCTGCGGGTCACCTTCGAACTGGCCTCGGAGGTCCGCTACTCGGACCTGACGATCGCCGCGGTCGCGCGCCGGGCCGGCGTCGGGAAGCACACCATCTACCGACGCTGGCCGACGAAGTCCGAGCTGCTCCTTGACGCACTGCACCGCACCCTCGGCCCCGACCTCGACTACCGGGACACCGGCGACGTCCGCGCCGACCTGCGCGAGCAGTTCGTCCGCTCCAGTGCCGCCCTGCTGAGCCCCGCCATCTGGCCCGTCTACCGCGCCGTCATCATCGCGTCCCAGGACGACGACGCGCTGCGCGAACGGCTCTACCGGCAGTTCCTCGCCGTGATCGAACAGCGCACCCTGGACCGCCTCACCAGCGCCCAGCGGGCCGGCGAACTCGTCGCCGACACCGACCTGACCTACCCCGCCGAGGTGTTGTGCGGGGCCCTTTACTACCGAGGGCTGCTGTCCACCCGTCCCGTCGACGAAGCGGCGATCGACGGCCTGCTCGACATGTTCATGGCCGCCTACGCCGTCTCTCCGTGA
- a CDS encoding VOC family protein, with protein MQITASTVSLTVDDVAASQRFFTTHLGYAERAAADGFASLAREDAAMDIVLLARGTEVLPADQRDQHARGLILAFTTTGIEDEEKRLRAEGVEVTMPLCEEPWGERLFQVTDPNGVIVQFVEWAEHGSGSS; from the coding sequence TTGCAGATCACCGCGTCCACCGTCTCGCTCACCGTCGACGACGTCGCCGCGTCCCAGCGGTTCTTCACCACCCACCTCGGCTATGCCGAACGGGCCGCCGCCGACGGATTCGCCTCCCTGGCGCGCGAGGACGCCGCGATGGACATCGTCCTGCTCGCCCGTGGCACCGAAGTGCTCCCGGCCGACCAGCGGGACCAGCACGCCCGGGGCCTGATCCTCGCCTTCACCACCACCGGCATCGAGGACGAGGAGAAGCGGCTGCGCGCCGAGGGGGTCGAGGTCACCATGCCGCTGTGCGAGGAGCCGTGGGGTGAGCGCCTCTTCCAGGTCACCGACCCCAACGGTGTGATCGTCCAGTTCGTCGAGTGGGCCGAGCACGGGTCGGGGTCCTCTTGA
- the uvrA gene encoding excinuclease ABC subunit UvrA — translation MVAFTGISGSGKSSLAFGTLYAEAQRRYFESVAPYARRLLQQVGAPHVQEISGLPPAVALQQRHGAPSSRSTVGTLTTLSNLLRILYSRAGTPPPGAPRLPAEAFSPNTAAGACTRCHGLGAVVDVAEDLLVPDPSLSIRDGAIAAWPGAWQGANLRSVVSGLGIDIDRPWRRLRKKDRDWLLYTDEQPSVLIEPEADRIDYGYHGKFWSARAHVMHVLADSKSERMRERAMRFVRSVPCPECEGSGLRPDALAVTFAGHSIAEVNALPLTEVAALLRPVAELPGAGAATTTDLADETNEVAVRICADLVARIEVLLGLGLGYLGLGRRSTTLSPGEAQRLRIATQLRSGLFGVVYVLDEPSAGLHPADAEPLLDVLDRLKSSGNSLFVVEHDMDVVRRADWVVDIGPAAGEGGGRVLYSGPVPGLEAVAESATGRWLFGHAAPVEHRPREPRGRLRLSGVSRHNLRDVSVDIPLRVLTAVTGVSGSGKSTLVTQVLAEVVRGHLGLDPDENGSDGEDAELEVDLRGAAGLDSFDRLVRVDQRPIGRTPRSNLATYTGMFDAVRKLYAATDEARKRGYSAGRFSFNVADGRCETCQGEGFIEVELLFLPGTYAPCPACHGARYDPETLEVTYRGRNIADVLAMPVDEAAGFLAELPAAARSLETLREVGLGYLRLGQPATELSGGEAQRIKLSTELQRARRGHTLYLLDEPTAGLHPADVALLLRQLHRLVDAGSTVVLVEHDLDTIATADWIIDLGPGGGDAGGRVIAEGPPAKVAKARRSATAPYLARRLAGS, via the coding sequence ATGGTCGCCTTCACCGGGATCTCCGGCTCGGGCAAGTCCTCGCTGGCCTTCGGCACGCTCTACGCCGAGGCCCAGCGGCGGTACTTCGAATCCGTCGCACCCTATGCCCGACGGCTGCTCCAGCAGGTCGGTGCCCCGCACGTCCAGGAGATCTCCGGGCTGCCGCCGGCCGTCGCCCTCCAGCAGCGGCACGGCGCCCCCAGTTCGCGCTCCACGGTCGGCACCCTCACCACGCTGAGCAACCTGCTGCGCATCCTGTACTCCCGCGCGGGCACCCCTCCCCCCGGCGCCCCGCGGCTCCCCGCCGAGGCGTTCTCACCCAACACCGCCGCCGGTGCCTGTACGCGCTGCCACGGGCTGGGGGCCGTCGTCGACGTGGCCGAGGACCTGCTCGTACCGGACCCCTCCCTGAGCATCCGCGACGGTGCCATCGCCGCCTGGCCCGGCGCCTGGCAGGGCGCCAATCTGCGCAGCGTCGTGAGCGGTCTGGGCATCGACATCGACAGACCGTGGCGCAGGCTCAGGAAGAAGGACCGGGACTGGCTGCTCTACACCGACGAGCAGCCGTCCGTGCTGATCGAGCCCGAGGCCGACCGGATCGACTACGGCTACCACGGCAAGTTCTGGAGTGCGCGGGCTCATGTCATGCATGTCCTCGCCGACTCCAAGAGCGAACGGATGCGGGAACGGGCGATGCGCTTCGTACGGAGTGTGCCCTGCCCCGAGTGCGAGGGCAGCGGACTGCGGCCCGACGCCCTGGCCGTGACCTTCGCCGGGCACTCCATCGCCGAGGTCAACGCGCTGCCCCTCACCGAGGTGGCCGCCCTGCTGCGGCCCGTCGCGGAGCTGCCCGGCGCCGGGGCGGCCACCACCACGGACCTGGCGGACGAGACGAACGAGGTCGCGGTACGGATCTGCGCGGACCTGGTCGCCCGGATCGAGGTGCTGCTCGGGCTCGGCCTCGGCTATCTCGGTCTGGGGCGCCGCTCGACGACCCTGTCGCCCGGCGAGGCGCAACGGCTGCGCATCGCCACCCAGCTCCGTTCCGGACTGTTCGGTGTCGTCTACGTCCTCGACGAACCCTCCGCCGGGCTGCACCCGGCGGACGCGGAGCCCCTGCTCGACGTGCTGGACCGGCTCAAGTCGTCGGGCAACTCCCTCTTCGTCGTGGAGCACGACATGGACGTCGTGCGACGGGCGGACTGGGTGGTGGACATCGGCCCGGCGGCGGGCGAGGGCGGCGGACGGGTCCTCTACAGCGGCCCGGTGCCCGGCCTGGAAGCGGTCGCGGAGTCCGCCACCGGCCGCTGGCTGTTCGGGCACGCCGCGCCGGTCGAGCACCGCCCGCGCGAGCCGCGGGGCCGGCTGCGCCTGAGCGGCGTCTCCCGGCACAACCTGCGGGACGTCTCGGTGGACATCCCGCTGCGGGTGCTGACAGCGGTGACCGGGGTGTCCGGATCCGGGAAGTCCACCCTGGTGACCCAGGTGCTCGCCGAGGTCGTACGCGGCCACCTGGGCCTGGACCCGGACGAGAACGGCAGTGACGGGGAGGACGCCGAGCTGGAGGTCGACCTGCGGGGCGCGGCGGGACTCGACTCCTTCGACCGGCTGGTACGGGTCGACCAACGGCCCATCGGCCGGACGCCCCGCTCCAACCTGGCGACGTACACGGGCATGTTCGACGCGGTCCGCAAGCTGTACGCGGCGACCGACGAGGCACGGAAGCGCGGGTACTCGGCGGGGCGGTTCTCCTTCAACGTCGCGGACGGCCGCTGCGAGACCTGCCAGGGCGAGGGGTTCATCGAGGTCGAGCTGCTGTTCCTGCCCGGTACGTACGCGCCGTGCCCCGCCTGCCACGGCGCCCGCTACGACCCCGAGACGCTCGAAGTCACCTACCGGGGCAGGAACATCGCCGATGTCCTGGCCATGCCCGTGGACGAGGCCGCCGGATTTCTCGCCGAACTCCCGGCCGCCGCACGGAGCCTGGAGACGCTGCGGGAGGTGGGGCTGGGATACCTGAGGCTGGGGCAGCCCGCGACGGAGCTGAGCGGCGGTGAGGCCCAGCGCATCAAACTGTCCACGGAGTTGCAGCGGGCCCGTCGCGGACACACCCTCTACCTCCTCGACGAGCCGACGGCCGGACTCCACCCCGCCGATGTCGCGCTGCTGCTGCGCCAGTTGCACCGGCTCGTCGACGCGGGCAGCACGGTCGTCCTGGTCGAACACGACCTGGACACGATCGCCACCGCCGACTGGATCATCGACCTGGGCCCCGGCGGCGGGGACGCGGGCGGGCGCGTGATCGCCGAAGGCCCACCCGCGAAGGTGGCGAAAGCACGCCGCAGCGCGACGGCACCGTACCTGGCACGCCGGCTGGCGGGGTCCTGA
- a CDS encoding PA14 domain-containing protein: MLRSRVQLRQRLALFVAVLLGAAGLAAAPVATAVEDPVEVHGLKGEYYTQSAPGAFDFHELKATGMDARLDFDNLESRLRSATGKSDDVSVRWTGRIVPEKTGPTTFSIIGDNGFRLWVDGKLTIDHWVDDWDREQTAEPVELTAGTAYDIKVEYFEHYGGSNLHLRWTPPGGTKAAIPQSAFLLPAGYDYDGAVATTVLQDGRTLRLDFAQRLNAPPAGLVDHLDAVIGGATWPLGRVKLDPADPKSLLIALKEPVVGNKTGTARGSADVRYDGAGGLSARDGNVVKPFWSSGTNLSTHQLSTKWGKDVTPANAHREYPRPQLTRDDWKNLNGSWQFAAAEAGERPPVGRRLAEKILVPYPVESQLSGIERHEDRMWYRRTFTVPKDWRIGSKQRLRLNFGAVDWRSEVYVNGTKVADHQGGYDKFSADVTDALEPGSTQELIVGVYDPTDAADGENPPIGKQRLDPSGIWYTPSSGIWQTVWMEPVAADHVDSLALTPDVGAGTLTVAPKGVRDGVRVTATAYEGKRRVATVSGRTGSPLTLRIRDARLWSPDDPFLYDLRVRVGKDRVESYFGMRSIAVENVEGTPRTVLNGKPVFMMATLDQGFWPDGLHTAPSDEALAYDLKMHKAMGFNSVRKHIKVEPDRWFYWADRLGLLVWQDMPAMTAGVNPSASARATYEREMKQMIDEHISSPSIVMWVTFNEGWGQYDVGRIAEQAKAWDPTRLVNNQSGLNLGADGGTGDLMDEHGYPSPALPPRPDGRRALVMGEYGGLGLAVPGHAWSVQQSYVDVDPATYTDDYLTKLAEVHALACKGGNGAVYTQIADVEGELNGLITYDRAVVKPDVRRVKAAHEALIDDVSRATPAGCV, from the coding sequence GTGCTCAGATCGCGTGTACAACTCAGACAACGACTGGCTCTGTTCGTCGCGGTGTTACTCGGGGCCGCGGGACTCGCCGCCGCGCCGGTCGCGACCGCTGTGGAGGATCCTGTCGAGGTCCACGGCCTCAAGGGGGAGTACTACACCCAGTCCGCCCCCGGCGCCTTCGATTTCCACGAGCTCAAGGCCACCGGGATGGACGCGCGGCTCGACTTCGACAATCTGGAGTCGCGGCTGCGTTCCGCGACCGGGAAGTCGGACGACGTGAGCGTGCGCTGGACCGGCCGGATCGTGCCGGAGAAAACCGGTCCCACCACCTTCTCGATCATTGGGGACAACGGCTTCCGTCTCTGGGTGGACGGGAAACTCACCATCGACCACTGGGTCGACGACTGGGACCGCGAACAGACCGCCGAACCGGTGGAACTGACCGCCGGCACCGCGTACGACATCAAGGTCGAGTACTTCGAGCACTACGGAGGCTCCAACCTCCATCTGCGCTGGACCCCGCCCGGCGGCACCAAGGCCGCGATTCCGCAGTCGGCGTTCCTGCTGCCCGCGGGTTACGACTACGACGGGGCCGTCGCCACCACCGTCCTCCAGGACGGCCGGACGCTGCGCCTAGACTTCGCCCAGCGGCTCAACGCGCCCCCGGCCGGTCTCGTCGACCACCTCGACGCGGTCATCGGAGGGGCCACCTGGCCGCTCGGCCGTGTCAAGCTCGACCCGGCCGACCCCAAGTCCCTGCTGATCGCGCTCAAGGAACCCGTGGTCGGCAACAAGACCGGCACCGCGCGCGGCAGCGCCGATGTGCGCTACGACGGAGCGGGGGGCCTCTCCGCCAGGGACGGCAACGTTGTCAAGCCCTTCTGGAGCAGCGGCACCAACCTCTCGACCCACCAGCTGAGCACCAAGTGGGGCAAGGACGTCACCCCGGCGAACGCCCACCGCGAGTACCCGAGGCCGCAGCTCACCCGCGACGACTGGAAGAACCTCAACGGCAGCTGGCAGTTCGCCGCGGCCGAGGCGGGGGAGCGGCCCCCGGTGGGCAGGCGGCTCGCCGAGAAGATCCTCGTCCCGTACCCCGTCGAGTCCCAGCTCTCCGGCATCGAACGGCACGAGGACCGGATGTGGTACCGGCGCACCTTCACCGTCCCGAAGGACTGGAGGATCGGCTCGAAGCAGCGCCTGCGGCTCAACTTCGGCGCGGTCGACTGGCGTTCCGAGGTCTACGTCAACGGTACGAAGGTCGCCGACCACCAGGGCGGCTACGACAAGTTCAGCGCCGATGTCACCGACGCCCTCGAGCCGGGCAGCACCCAGGAGCTGATCGTCGGCGTCTACGACCCGACGGACGCCGCGGACGGCGAGAACCCGCCGATCGGCAAGCAGCGCCTGGACCCGAGCGGCATCTGGTACACGCCGTCCTCGGGCATCTGGCAGACCGTGTGGATGGAGCCCGTCGCCGCCGACCACGTCGACTCGCTCGCCCTCACCCCGGACGTCGGGGCGGGCACGCTGACGGTCGCGCCGAAGGGCGTACGCGACGGAGTCCGGGTGACCGCGACCGCGTACGAGGGCAAGCGCAGGGTGGCCACCGTCTCCGGCCGCACGGGCAGTCCGCTGACGCTGAGGATCCGTGACGCGCGGCTGTGGTCGCCGGACGACCCCTTCCTGTACGACCTCAGGGTCCGCGTCGGCAAGGACCGGGTGGAGAGCTACTTCGGTATGCGGTCCATCGCCGTGGAGAACGTCGAGGGGACCCCTCGGACCGTCCTCAACGGCAAGCCGGTCTTCATGATGGCCACCCTCGACCAGGGATTCTGGCCGGACGGTCTGCACACCGCGCCGAGCGACGAGGCCCTGGCCTACGACCTGAAGATGCACAAGGCGATGGGCTTCAACTCGGTCCGCAAGCACATCAAGGTCGAACCCGACCGGTGGTTCTACTGGGCGGACAGGCTCGGCCTGCTGGTGTGGCAGGACATGCCGGCCATGACGGCGGGCGTGAACCCGTCCGCCAGTGCGCGCGCCACGTACGAGCGTGAGATGAAGCAGATGATCGACGAGCACATCAGCAGTCCGTCGATCGTCATGTGGGTCACCTTCAACGAAGGGTGGGGCCAGTACGACGTGGGCCGCATCGCCGAACAGGCCAAGGCCTGGGACCCGACGCGGCTCGTCAACAACCAGTCGGGCCTCAACCTCGGCGCCGACGGCGGTACGGGCGACCTCATGGACGAGCACGGCTATCCGAGCCCCGCGCTGCCACCCCGTCCGGACGGCAGGAGGGCGCTGGTCATGGGCGAGTACGGCGGTCTCGGACTCGCCGTGCCCGGACATGCCTGGTCGGTGCAGCAGTCCTATGTCGACGTCGACCCGGCCACGTACACCGACGACTACCTCACCAAGCTCGCCGAGGTGCACGCGCTGGCCTGCAAGGGCGGCAACGGCGCGGTGTACACCCAGATCGCGGACGTCGAGGGCGAGCTGAACGGGCTGATCACGTACGACCGCGCGGTCGTCAAGCCCGATGTGCGGCGGGTGAAGGCGGCGCACGAGGCGTTGATCGACGACGTGTCGCGGGCGACTCCCGCGGGCTGCGTCTGA
- a CDS encoding toxin Doc has translation MMLHVDIAWLLDIQEQAVPEDVTVGDYSALVAAVARHKTRIPRPGLATPDASWRAAALLHTIVRLEPLPYRNSLYACQVAVAYMHTSAEGIDPPYGALVELVRDIQARKATVYQAADRIRTWRI, from the coding sequence CTGATGCTCCATGTCGACATCGCGTGGCTGCTCGACATCCAGGAGCAGGCCGTCCCCGAGGACGTGACGGTCGGGGACTACTCCGCCCTGGTGGCCGCGGTCGCCCGTCACAAGACCCGTATCCCGCGCCCCGGGCTGGCCACCCCGGACGCGTCCTGGCGGGCGGCGGCGCTCCTGCACACGATCGTCCGGCTGGAGCCCCTGCCGTACCGGAACTCCCTGTACGCCTGCCAGGTCGCCGTCGCCTACATGCACACCTCCGCCGAGGGCATCGATCCGCCCTACGGGGCGCTGGTGGAGCTGGTGCGTGACATACAGGCCCGCAAGGCCACGGTCTACCAGGCCGCCGACCGGATCCGTACCTGGCGCATCTGA